In Chloroflexota bacterium, one genomic interval encodes:
- a CDS encoding nitroreductase family protein, with protein sequence MPQARFIPLLHYQEYPVEEMERRAAEFYAEVKWRRTVRHFSDRPVPRDVIENCLRAAGTAPNGANMQPWHFVVVSNPEIKKRIREGAEEEERDFYGGRAPAEWLEALAPLGTDAHKPFLEIAPYLIVIFAQSFGFLPDGRKVKHYYAQESAGIATGMLITAIHHAGLASLTHTPSPMGFLNEILGRPSHERPFLILVVGYPAEDATVPDISKKPLEEIATFV encoded by the coding sequence ATGCCTCAAGCCCGCTTTATCCCACTTTTGCACTATCAGGAATACCCCGTCGAAGAAATGGAACGCCGCGCCGCCGAGTTCTATGCCGAGGTCAAGTGGCGGCGCACGGTGCGCCATTTTTCGGATCGGCCCGTGCCACGCGACGTTATCGAAAATTGCTTGCGAGCGGCGGGCACTGCGCCCAATGGCGCCAACATGCAGCCCTGGCACTTTGTGGTAGTGAGCAACCCGGAGATCAAAAAGAGGATTCGAGAGGGCGCAGAAGAAGAGGAGCGCGATTTTTATGGTGGACGCGCGCCGGCCGAGTGGCTGGAGGCGCTGGCCCCGCTGGGCACCGACGCGCACAAGCCGTTTCTCGAAATCGCGCCTTATCTCATCGTCATCTTCGCCCAAAGCTTCGGCTTTCTTCCTGATGGCCGCAAAGTAAAACACTATTACGCGCAAGAGTCGGCAGGCATTGCCACCGGCATGTTGATCACCGCCATTCATCACGCCGGCCTAGCCTCGCTTACGCACACGCCAAGCCCGATGGGGTTTCTGAACGAAATATTAGGCCGCCCGTCTCACGAGCGCCCGTTTTTGATTTTGGTCGTGGGCTACCCGGCAGAGGACGCAACCGTGCCGGACATCAGCAAGAAGCCGCTGGAGGAGATTGCGACGTTTGTGTAA